A region of Caldisericum sp. DNA encodes the following proteins:
- a CDS encoding DUF5320 domain-containing protein, which translates to MPLGDRTGPLGLGPRTGRGLGYCAGYGVPGYLNPIGRGFGYGRGFGFGRGFGYGRGYGWGFRYAPVSGYPYRYGYTQVDEKAVLSAQAKALEEELNAIKARLAELEKQTEK; encoded by the coding sequence TAGGACCAAGAACCGGCAGAGGTTTAGGTTATTGTGCAGGTTACGGTGTTCCAGGTTATCTCAATCCGATAGGAAGAGGCTTTGGATACGGTAGAGGATTTGGGTTCGGCCGTGGTTTTGGTTATGGGCGTGGCTATGGATGGGGCTTTAGGTATGCTCCAGTTTCCGGGTACCCCTATAGATACGGTTACACACAAGTTGATGAGAAGGCAGTTCTTTCAGCGCAGGCAAAGGCGCTTGAAGAAGAACTCAATGCAATAAAAGCACGCCTTGCAGAATTAGAAAAACAGACTGAAAAGTAA